One Desulfotomaculum sp. genomic window carries:
- a CDS encoding methyltransferase, translating to MGNQNEVRKNFGQRASDYRYSSDHGNPVDLERMINLMNPSPDDSALDVAIGGGHTAVALAGCVRKVTAVDITREMLAEAEDMSRQNGVSNIEFRIGDVHELNFPDDQFDIVASRFAAHHFFEIKKALREMCRVLKHGGKFYILDCSVVDGNESEQEFNRIELLRDSSHQCSYSPRLWKQFLEDLPLIVQHTALYKEQYRLPQYFERMGTSQSVQQEIFRILNSLSADCKSHYPFGEDYITTYRFEILASKV from the coding sequence ATGGGCAATCAGAATGAGGTTCGCAAAAACTTCGGACAGAGAGCTTCGGATTACAGGTACAGCTCTGACCACGGCAATCCGGTGGATCTGGAAAGGATGATCAATCTTATGAATCCTTCTCCGGATGATTCGGCGCTGGATGTTGCCATCGGCGGGGGACACACAGCCGTTGCTTTGGCCGGCTGCGTCAGGAAAGTAACGGCAGTTGACATAACCCGGGAGATGCTGGCGGAAGCAGAGGATATGTCAAGGCAAAATGGCGTGAGCAATATTGAATTTCGAATAGGGGATGTACATGAATTAAATTTCCCCGATGATCAATTTGATATTGTTGCCTCAAGATTTGCTGCACATCATTTTTTCGAAATCAAGAAGGCTCTTCGGGAAATGTGCAGGGTGTTGAAACACGGAGGAAAGTTTTATATTCTTGACTGCTCGGTAGTCGACGGGAATGAGTCCGAGCAGGAATTCAACCGCATCGAACTACTGAGAGACAGTTCGCACCAGTGCTCCTATTCGCCTCGTTTGTGGAAACAGTTTTTGGAGGACTTGCCCCTGATTGTTCAGCACACTGCCCTTTACAAAGAACAATACAGGCTGCCGCAGTATTTTGAGCGGATGGGAACAAGCCAAAGCGTACAGCAGGAAATCTTTCGCATATTGAATAGCCTTTCCGCCGATTGCAAAAGCCATTATCCTTTCGGTGAGGATTATATAACAACTTATCGCTTCGAAATTTTGGCAAGCAAGGTCTGA
- a CDS encoding class I SAM-dependent methyltransferase: MDYKTTGVSSWYYDERKNAGVDYTDSKIAAEYDIQHSRFRDFEKDARLIMEKLELKPEHTVIDFGCGTGAFVIPTARLCRKIYAVDISQAMLNRCLEKARAAGLSNIEPHCAGFLTYEHKEAPVDAIVSVVALHHLPDFWKVVALKRMYDMLKPGGRLFLFDVVFSFSIGEFQSKFENWVSGMLNNVGQEMAEETIIHIRDEYSTFDWLMDEMIKRVGFKIEQKFSDFPFCLTYLSIRP; this comes from the coding sequence ATGGATTATAAAACAACCGGGGTCTCTTCGTGGTATTATGACGAGCGAAAAAATGCCGGCGTGGATTATACTGATTCGAAAATCGCCGCTGAGTATGATATACAACACTCCAGGTTCCGTGACTTCGAAAAAGATGCCCGTTTGATCATGGAAAAGCTTGAATTGAAGCCGGAACATACGGTGATTGACTTCGGATGCGGAACCGGTGCGTTCGTAATTCCTACGGCCCGGTTATGCCGGAAGATATATGCGGTAGATATTTCGCAGGCTATGTTAAACCGGTGTCTGGAAAAAGCCCGGGCGGCTGGGCTAAGCAATATTGAGCCTCACTGCGCAGGTTTCCTGACCTATGAGCACAAAGAAGCCCCTGTGGATGCCATAGTCTCTGTTGTCGCTCTGCATCACCTTCCGGATTTCTGGAAAGTTGTCGCCCTTAAACGCATGTACGACATGCTCAAACCCGGCGGTAGGCTGTTCTTATTCGATGTAGTGTTTTCTTTTTCCATCGGGGAATTTCAAAGCAAATTTGAGAACTGGGTCAGCGGCATGCTTAACAATGTTGGCCAGGAGATGGCTGAGGAAACTATAATTCACATCCGCGACGAATACAGCACCTTTGACTGGCTAATGGATGAAATGATTAAACGAGTAGGCTTTAAAATCGAACAAAAATTCTCTGATTTCCCTTTTTGCTTAACTTACTTAAGTATCCGGCCTTGA
- a CDS encoding MFS transporter: MNYIQTLLPFMVAAGLGISKGAFLISAFTITSSILQPVLGYLTDQKSQRWMVYVGTLWMAVLLSLVGVLKNYPLLLLVAALAGLGTAAFHPQASSMVSAVSGERKGFFQALFISAGNIGWALTPLIVVPFTQKYGLALTPLFVLPGVIVAIKLFFTAPRISAERKSPPPIWTVLGTVWADLVRVMLVVASRSLAYFGLVAFLPLYLQHEHISLLSGSRMLFLMLFSGAMGGLAGGYLSDLVGRRAVIISSLIAASPLFYLFLNTGSPLNYLFLILAGACLMASFSVTVVVAQEIITGNAAIAAGLTLGFGIGIGGLGVGLVGLMAEKAGIVFAVRFLICLPLLAGLFGLTIKKK, translated from the coding sequence ATGAATTACATTCAGACTTTGCTTCCATTTATGGTAGCTGCCGGACTGGGTATCAGCAAGGGAGCTTTTCTGATCTCCGCTTTTACAATCACATCCTCAATACTCCAGCCAGTTTTGGGTTACCTGACGGATCAAAAAAGCCAGCGCTGGATGGTTTATGTAGGCACCCTTTGGATGGCGGTATTGTTGAGCCTTGTAGGTGTGCTGAAAAACTATCCCCTCCTGCTGCTTGTTGCTGCCCTGGCTGGACTTGGCACGGCTGCCTTTCACCCACAGGCATCTTCTATGGTTTCAGCTGTCAGCGGTGAAAGAAAAGGGTTTTTTCAGGCTCTTTTTATTTCCGCTGGAAACATAGGCTGGGCGCTCACGCCGCTGATTGTTGTGCCTTTTACTCAGAAATACGGTCTTGCGCTTACCCCGCTATTTGTTCTCCCGGGTGTGATTGTCGCAATAAAGCTTTTTTTCACTGCGCCCAGGATTTCTGCCGAGAGAAAGTCCCCTCCCCCGATCTGGACCGTTCTGGGTACTGTTTGGGCTGATCTGGTCAGGGTAATGTTGGTTGTTGCCAGCCGTTCTCTGGCGTATTTCGGCCTGGTGGCTTTTTTACCACTTTACCTGCAGCATGAGCATATTTCTCTGTTAAGCGGCAGCCGCATGCTTTTTTTGATGTTGTTTTCAGGCGCAATGGGCGGGTTGGCAGGAGGTTATCTTTCCGATCTTGTCGGAAGAAGGGCTGTCATCATCAGTTCATTAATTGCAGCCAGTCCTCTTTTTTATCTTTTTCTCAACACCGGCAGCCCTTTAAATTACTTGTTCCTGATCCTTGCCGGAGCCTGCCTGATGGCGTCCTTTTCGGTAACTGTTGTGGTTGCTCAGGAGATTATTACCGGGAATGCCGCCATAGCGGCCGGGCTGACGCTCGGTTTTGGCATCGGCATTGGAGGTTTGGGCGTGGGTTTGGTTGGTTTGATGGCGGAAAAAGCAGGAATAGTCTTCGCTGTGCGATTTCTAATTTGCCTTCCCCTTTTAGCCGGGCTGTTTGGCCTGACTATTAAAAAGAAATAA
- a CDS encoding PLP-dependent aminotransferase family protein: protein MGYGFSPALRTRLINSLEAEFVEIKLDRKSPAPLYLQIRNQIRRLILSRRLQAGSRLPPERELAGALGVNRSTVVNAYRELEADGLIESYVGRGTTVKFIPPGEEGQETDLAVQTPVWKSFYSRQAARMFNPIISNILDLVNREDIISLAVGLPSNEFYPLKEFNSIMSGLICEKGRYVFGHGPTAGHYPLREYLAGFLKERGVETMPDNSMVLSGSQQGLDLAAKVFLEPGDALVVEEPSYMGALQVFAAAGARILGVPLDEEGLRVDILEQILSRYHPKFIYTLPTFQNPSGITMSILRRRELLKLAYRFHVPILEDDPYSELYYEGERMPSLKSMDNHGYVIYLSTFSKMLFPGLRLGWVAAPPVLAGQLVMTKQLDDFHVNSLSQWAVNEFCRRGLLEKHLMRVREEYAVKRDLMQASLEELAPPGFRWNRPAGGYHFWCKLPEGVKAGALLARTIEKKAAFVPSDAFFANGGGTNRLRLSFSRYPGELIREGVRRIFEALGEMFCPGEMSGEVLTRQEVRPLV from the coding sequence GTGGGGTATGGATTTTCTCCGGCGCTGAGAACCCGTTTAATAAACAGTCTGGAGGCTGAATTTGTGGAAATAAAGCTGGATCGTAAAAGTCCTGCGCCGCTGTACCTTCAAATAAGAAATCAGATCAGGAGGTTAATCCTGTCCCGGCGCCTGCAGGCAGGTTCTCGCCTGCCGCCGGAAAGAGAACTGGCTGGCGCACTGGGCGTGAACCGCAGTACAGTGGTTAACGCCTACCGTGAACTGGAAGCTGACGGACTGATCGAATCCTATGTCGGCAGGGGAACGACGGTAAAATTTATTCCACCCGGTGAGGAAGGGCAGGAGACGGACCTGGCTGTTCAGACCCCGGTCTGGAAGAGTTTTTACAGCAGGCAGGCTGCCAGGATGTTTAATCCGATAATCAGCAACATTCTGGATCTGGTTAACAGGGAGGATATCATATCCCTGGCTGTGGGGCTGCCCAGCAATGAATTCTATCCTCTAAAAGAATTTAACAGCATCATGTCCGGACTCATCTGTGAAAAAGGGCGTTATGTTTTTGGGCACGGGCCGACTGCCGGCCATTATCCTCTTCGTGAATACCTGGCTGGTTTTCTGAAAGAACGGGGAGTGGAGACCATGCCGGATAATAGCATGGTTCTTTCCGGTTCACAGCAGGGACTGGATTTGGCAGCCAAAGTTTTCTTGGAGCCCGGGGACGCATTGGTGGTGGAAGAGCCTTCGTACATGGGAGCGCTGCAGGTTTTTGCCGCCGCGGGGGCGCGCATACTTGGCGTACCGTTGGACGAGGAAGGTTTGCGGGTGGATATTTTGGAGCAGATTCTTTCCCGGTACCATCCTAAGTTCATCTACACACTGCCTACCTTTCAAAATCCCTCCGGAATAACGATGAGCATTTTACGGCGCAGGGAACTTTTAAAGCTGGCCTACCGCTTCCACGTGCCAATTTTGGAAGACGACCCTTATAGTGAGCTTTACTATGAAGGTGAAAGGATGCCCTCCCTTAAGTCAATGGATAATCACGGTTATGTTATCTACCTCAGCACGTTCTCAAAAATGCTTTTTCCGGGCCTGCGCCTGGGGTGGGTTGCGGCGCCCCCGGTTTTAGCCGGCCAGTTGGTGATGACAAAACAGCTTGATGACTTTCACGTCAATTCTCTTTCCCAGTGGGCAGTAAATGAGTTCTGCAGAAGGGGACTGCTTGAAAAGCATTTGATGAGAGTAAGAGAGGAGTACGCCGTAAAAAGAGATCTAATGCAGGCATCTTTAGAAGAACTGGCGCCGCCCGGTTTCCGGTGGAACCGGCCTGCAGGGGGTTACCACTTCTGGTGTAAGCTGCCCGAAGGGGTTAAAGCCGGAGCCTTGCTGGCCCGGACGATCGAGAAAAAGGCGGCTTTTGTGCCCAGTGACGCGTTTTTTGCCAACGGCGGCGGGACGAACAGGCTCCGCCTCAGCTTCAGCCGTTATCCCGGGGAGTTGATCAGGGAAGGCGTCCGGAGAATTTTTGAAGCCCTGGGCGAAATGTTTTGCCCGGGGGAGATGAGCGGGGAGGTACTCACCAGACAGGAGGTAAGACCGCTTGTTTGA
- a CDS encoding aminotransferase: MDYVFAERVSHMESSFIREILKVTERPEMISFAGGMPAPELFPLKEIRDAFCHVLESGDPSVLQYSTTEGFLPLREYVSVKMREKNIDAGPDNILITNGSQQALDLLAKLFINPGDVVLVEEPSYLGALQVFRSYQTRFVAVSTDDEGTDVEALELAIKRNRPKLIYLTPTFKNPTGVTTSLQRRRAVAGLLEKYKTPLIEDDPYGELRYAGETLPPLKSFDRSGFVIYLSTFSKTIAPGIRLGWIAAGLELIRKLALAKQGTDLHTGTLVQRAVQRYLDNSDVSGHIQAIRTEYGRRRDVMLEEIKNSFPDGAAWTSPEGGMFLWVTLPEHYDTVQLIKKAVEENVAYVPGAPFYPNGGGLNKMRLNYSNSTPAQIKEGIKRLALLLKEF, translated from the coding sequence ATGGACTATGTTTTTGCCGAACGGGTCAGTCATATGGAGAGTTCGTTTATACGGGAGATATTGAAGGTTACGGAGCGGCCTGAAATGATCTCTTTTGCGGGTGGGATGCCGGCGCCGGAATTATTTCCGCTTAAAGAAATCAGGGACGCTTTTTGCCATGTATTAGAAAGTGGCGACCCTTCTGTACTGCAGTACAGCACAACGGAAGGCTTTTTACCTTTAAGGGAATATGTCAGCGTTAAGATGAGGGAAAAGAATATAGACGCAGGGCCGGATAATATCCTGATCACCAACGGTTCTCAGCAAGCCCTGGATTTGCTGGCGAAGCTTTTTATCAATCCCGGAGATGTAGTTTTAGTCGAGGAGCCGAGCTACCTGGGGGCGCTGCAGGTTTTTCGCAGCTACCAAACCCGTTTTGTGGCTGTGTCCACAGATGACGAAGGCACTGATGTGGAAGCGCTGGAATTGGCTATAAAGAGAAACAGGCCAAAATTAATCTACCTGACACCTACATTCAAGAATCCGACAGGTGTAACCACGAGTCTTCAAAGACGGCGCGCGGTTGCCGGTTTGCTGGAAAAATACAAGACGCCTTTGATTGAAGATGATCCTTACGGGGAGTTAAGATACGCCGGAGAGACGCTTCCACCGTTAAAGTCCTTTGACCGGTCAGGCTTTGTGATCTATTTGAGCACTTTTTCCAAAACTATTGCCCCGGGGATACGGCTTGGCTGGATTGCAGCCGGCCTGGAGCTGATTCGCAAACTAGCCCTGGCCAAACAAGGGACCGACCTGCATACGGGTACCCTGGTCCAGCGGGCTGTCCAGCGCTACCTGGATAACTCCGATGTGTCCGGCCATATTCAGGCCATCAGGACGGAGTACGGCCGGCGGCGGGATGTAATGCTGGAGGAGATAAAAAACAGCTTTCCGGATGGCGCTGCCTGGACCAGTCCGGAAGGGGGCATGTTTTTATGGGTCACTCTGCCGGAACATTACGATACGGTGCAGCTTATAAAAAAAGCCGTCGAAGAGAATGTAGCTTACGTGCCCGGCGCTCCTTTTTATCCCAATGGTGGCGGATTAAATAAAATGCGTCTTAATTATTCAAACTCCACCCCTGCGCAGATCAAAGAAGGAATTAAACGCCTGGCTCTTCTTTTGAAGGAATTTTAA
- a CDS encoding EamA family transporter has protein sequence MKEWKGPVYLFCAFTLAGASVISARFVSGKLGTFTITAASMFFALLFLLPACWKKLTGIFSTVTGILIIQGLLTPANAFSMEHFWGNILVICAAACESLFSIFSRISALNTETSQKEPVSPVVQTTIVSAIALFICLIPALFEHPLPSLAGIGFKEWLTLLWYGLFVTALAFIFWYAGIKRCGALTVAAFSGMMPFTSMLLSVILLSEHPGWQQLSEGILIIAGMTLIGSSKANARPQD, from the coding sequence TTGAAAGAATGGAAGGGGCCGGTTTACTTATTTTGCGCTTTCACACTTGCAGGTGCCAGTGTCATCTCGGCGCGGTTTGTCTCCGGCAAGCTGGGAACGTTTACAATCACTGCCGCAAGTATGTTTTTCGCCCTGTTGTTTTTACTGCCGGCTTGTTGGAAAAAGCTTACCGGCATTTTCAGCACTGTGACCGGCATTTTAATAATCCAGGGACTTCTGACACCGGCAAACGCTTTTTCGATGGAACATTTTTGGGGAAATATACTGGTGATTTGCGCTGCGGCATGTGAATCGCTGTTTAGTATTTTTTCGCGCATTTCTGCTTTAAATACTGAGACCAGCCAGAAAGAACCGGTTAGTCCGGTAGTCCAAACCACAATCGTGTCGGCAATCGCCCTGTTTATATGCCTGATCCCCGCCCTGTTTGAACACCCGTTACCGTCACTGGCAGGCATTGGTTTCAAGGAATGGCTGACACTCCTCTGGTACGGCTTGTTTGTAACAGCACTGGCGTTTATTTTCTGGTATGCCGGCATTAAACGGTGCGGGGCGCTTACCGTCGCGGCTTTTTCGGGCATGATGCCTTTTACGTCAATGCTGTTATCCGTCATTTTGTTAAGCGAACACCCGGGATGGCAGCAGTTGTCAGAAGGAATTCTGATCATTGCCGGTATGACTCTAATCGGAAGCAGCAAAGCCAATGCCAGACCCCAAGATTAG